Sequence from the Desulfobacterales bacterium genome:
CTCCTTATGGTGTGCATGAAAAAGCCCGAAGGCCATGAGAACGGCAAAAGGGGGAAAGCAGGGAAGAATATAGGTAATCAGTTTGCCGTTGGAAACCGAGAAAAACAAAAAGGGCAGCACCAGCCAGCAAATGGATAACCGGATCAACCGTCCCTGCGCCCCCTTATCGGTTAATGTTTCCCGTATGCCTGACACTGACGCAGGGACCATGAAGGACCAGGGCATAAACAGGGCCGGTGCGGCCAGGAGGAAAAACCACAAGGACTGTTTATGCTGGGCGCCGTCGGCCATAAACCGGCGGATATGTTCGTTCCAGAAAAAATACCGCCAGAAATCAGGCTCCCTCAGATGGATCCATATACTCCAGGGCAGTGCGACCAGAATGGCGGTAAGCACCGGCAGCCAGCCCATACGCCACAAATCCCGTCGGCGGCGTTGCCAGACAAGGTAGGGTGTCAGGACCAGAACCGGCACAACAAAAGCAAGAAACCCCTTGGTCAGAAAGGCCAGGCCGCACAATACACCGGACAGCAGTAAAAAGCGTTTTTCCCTCGCAGAGCCCGGCGGCGCTTCAGCGGCAAAATAAAAGGCGGTTAGGGTTGCGGTCAGAAAAAAAGAAAACAGGCTGTCCAGTACCGCCGTGTTTCCCACCGCAAACACCTCGATGCAGGTCAGAAAGATGAGCGCAGCCAGAATACCCCGCCGGTTCGATTCTTTAACACCATCACGGGTTGCCCGGCAAACCAGCATGTATATCAATAAGGCCGACAGCCCGACAGCCATAGCGGACGGCAGGCGGACGGCAAAATTATTTTCACCGAAAAGCAGGAGGGAGCCGGCGTGCACCCAATAACCCAGTACCGGTTTCTCAAAATACCTTGCGCCGTTGAGGTGAGGCGCCACCCAGTCCCCGCCGGCAATCATTTCACGGGGAATCTCGGCGTAGCGCGTTTCATCCGGAACCATGAGATCTCTGACCCCAAGGGGCAGGATGTATAAAACCAAAAAAAATAATAGCAGCAGGACAGCATGTTGTTTTTCCGCGTAAACGGATTGCTCTTGATTCAATTTATCCTTCATTGACAGAATTTTTCATGGATTCAAACGGGTTGGATACTTCTCCCTGGCAGGCAATCCATCCGTCTCTTCCGGCTGCTATCGATTTATGGATTACTGCCCCCCCTATTTTTTGAGTTTGGCCGAGAATGTCACCCAGGGGTTTGAAGACCATATCCCGCTGCCGGGCTTTGTCCAGAAAATCCTGGAACAGGGGCAGGCAACTGATCCCTTCGACTTCGGCATGGAGGGTCAATACATTGAGCCGGTCTGGACGAATCATTTCAAGAAGGTACTGATTATAGGTTTCCGGTAAGCATTTCAGACCGACAAGTTCGTCATAGGTGGGCAGGGTGGTCGGCACCTGGACGTGCTTCAGACTCAGACCGTCAACGATCGGCCGGAAAATCGAACGGCCGCGGCAATCGGAAGTGAACCGAAATTCAAATGAATCAAGCGCCTGAAGTGCGGCAGCCGTGGTCCGCCAGG
This genomic interval carries:
- a CDS encoding polysaccharide deacetylase family protein: MIPVGLRIDVDTLRGTCTGVPNLIDLLARYDIRASFFFSVGPDNMGRHLWRLMRPSFLVKMLRTRAASLYGWDILLRGTLCPGPVIGKRCPKPIREAAGAGHEVGLHAWDHHQWQTRVARMDPDAVTRQIQRGCDLLTDILGRRPDCFAAPAWRTTAAALQALDSFEFRFTSDCRGRSIFRPIVDGLSLKHVQVPTTLPTYDELVGLKCLPETYNQYLLEMIRPDRLNVLTLHAEVEGISCLPLFQDFLDKARQRDMVFKPLGDILGQTQKIGGAVIHKSIAAGRDGWIACQGEVSNPFESMKNSVNEG
- a CDS encoding phospholipid carrier-dependent glycosyltransferase translates to MKDKLNQEQSVYAEKQHAVLLLLFFLVLYILPLGVRDLMVPDETRYAEIPREMIAGGDWVAPHLNGARYFEKPVLGYWVHAGSLLLFGENNFAVRLPSAMAVGLSALLIYMLVCRATRDGVKESNRRGILAALIFLTCIEVFAVGNTAVLDSLFSFFLTATLTAFYFAAEAPPGSAREKRFLLLSGVLCGLAFLTKGFLAFVVPVLVLTPYLVWQRRRRDLWRMGWLPVLTAILVALPWSIWIHLREPDFWRYFFWNEHIRRFMADGAQHKQSLWFFLLAAPALFMPWSFMVPASVSGIRETLTDKGAQGRLIRLSICWLVLPFLFFSVSNGKLITYILPCFPPFAVLMAFGLFHAHHKEGGKKLIQWAVAGFGMLFSLLLVAFLYVQLFGYEGFRLYSQPWKALMLVNALVFVILFCFWAFRSQERIKKVLLFGLSLFLLFLTVQLILLDLTIEKKSPGILLERYRQSINQDRIIISDEDTLRAACWYLKRVDVYVLGDPGELRYGLAYEKAPGRMLDTGSAARLIDANRGKTVLVGRARNIRRWQDQLPKPVSHDDSGPEGYVLWQY